In Vibrio diazotrophicus, the following proteins share a genomic window:
- the secB gene encoding protein-export chaperone SecB, which yields MAEAATQDAQQNFAIQRIFLKDVSFEAPNSPVMFQKEWNPDVKLDLDTQSRELGEGVYEVVLRLTVTVKNAEETAFLCEVQQGGIFTVENMDAGQLAHCLGAFCPNILFPYARETISSLVVKGTFPQLNLAPVNFDALFMNYLQQQAAGQGTESAEA from the coding sequence ATGGCTGAAGCAGCAACACAAGACGCACAACAAAACTTCGCAATTCAACGTATTTTCCTAAAAGATGTTTCTTTTGAAGCGCCAAACTCTCCAGTAATGTTCCAAAAAGAGTGGAACCCAGATGTAAAACTGGACCTAGACACTCAAAGCCGTGAACTGGGTGAAGGCGTTTACGAAGTTGTTCTACGTTTAACAGTAACCGTTAAGAATGCTGAAGAAACAGCTTTCCTATGTGAAGTTCAACAGGGTGGTATTTTTACTGTTGAGAATATGGATGCAGGTCAGCTAGCTCATTGTCTAGGTGCATTCTGCCCGAACATTCTATTCCCATATGCGCGTGAAACTATCTCTAGCCTAGTGGTTAAAGGTACGTTCCCACAATTGAACTTAGCACCAGTTAACTTTGATGCATTGTTCATGAACTACCTACAACAGCAAGCCGCTGGTCAAGGTACAGAAAGCGCTGAAGCTTAA
- the frdA gene encoding fumarate reductase (quinol) flavoprotein subunit — protein sequence MQTITTDIAVIGAGGAGLRTAIAAAEANPNLEVALISKVYPMRSHTVAAEGGSAAVIKEEDSLDNHFNDTVGGGDWLCEQDVVEYFVKNSTREMIQMEQWGCPWSRKENGEVNVRRFGGMKVERTWFAADKTGFHMLHTLFQTSIKYPQIKRFDEYFVVDLLVVDGEVQGLVAIHMSEGELVLIKAKSVVLATGGAGRVYHCNTNGGIVTGDGMAMAYRHGVPLRDMEFVQYHPTGLPGTGILMTEGCRGEGGIIVNKNGYRYLQDYGMGPETPVGQPKNKYMELGPRDKVSQAFWHEQQKGNTIKHPLGDVVHLDLRHLGEEYLQERLPFICELAKAYVNVDPAKEPIPIRPTVHYTMGGIETNGQCETRINGLFAVGECASVGLHGANRLGSNSLAEFVVFGRVAGEHAVKRAQEFKGWNDKAIDEQVKAVEARIQALLNQEGDENWADIRTEMGHTMEAGCGIYRQEDLMQETIDKLTELKERYKKISIKDKGKVFNTDLLYAIEVGYGLEVAEAMVHSALLRKESRGAHQRLDNGCTERDDENFLKHSLAFYQNGDAPKIDYSPVTITKSQPKARLYGEAAEKAAAAEAAQDASASAEDQE from the coding sequence GTGCAGACAATTACCACAGATATCGCAGTCATCGGCGCAGGTGGTGCGGGTCTTCGTACTGCAATTGCAGCAGCTGAAGCGAACCCGAACCTAGAAGTTGCCCTGATATCTAAAGTTTATCCGATGCGTTCTCACACGGTAGCCGCTGAAGGCGGTTCCGCAGCAGTTATCAAGGAAGAAGACAGCCTAGACAACCACTTCAACGACACCGTTGGCGGGGGCGACTGGCTATGTGAACAGGATGTTGTGGAATATTTTGTAAAAAATTCCACTCGCGAAATGATTCAAATGGAGCAGTGGGGTTGCCCATGGAGCCGTAAAGAAAATGGCGAAGTTAACGTTCGTCGTTTTGGTGGTATGAAAGTCGAGCGTACTTGGTTTGCGGCCGACAAAACTGGCTTCCACATGCTACATACACTCTTCCAAACTTCAATTAAGTATCCTCAAATCAAACGATTTGATGAGTATTTTGTTGTCGACCTATTGGTTGTTGATGGTGAAGTTCAAGGGCTTGTTGCCATTCATATGTCTGAGGGTGAATTAGTCCTTATCAAAGCGAAATCAGTTGTATTAGCAACGGGTGGCGCAGGCCGTGTTTATCACTGTAACACTAATGGTGGCATTGTAACTGGCGACGGTATGGCAATGGCGTATCGCCATGGTGTGCCTCTTCGTGACATGGAATTCGTTCAATACCACCCAACAGGTCTGCCAGGCACTGGTATTCTAATGACCGAAGGTTGTCGTGGTGAAGGCGGTATCATCGTTAATAAGAACGGCTACCGTTATCTGCAAGATTACGGCATGGGTCCAGAAACACCTGTGGGTCAGCCGAAAAACAAATACATGGAATTGGGTCCTCGCGACAAAGTTTCACAAGCATTCTGGCACGAACAGCAAAAAGGCAACACCATCAAGCACCCACTCGGTGATGTTGTGCATCTCGACTTACGCCATTTAGGCGAAGAGTACCTGCAAGAGCGTCTGCCATTCATTTGTGAACTGGCAAAAGCCTATGTAAACGTAGACCCAGCAAAAGAGCCAATTCCAATTCGCCCAACAGTGCACTACACCATGGGTGGTATTGAAACCAATGGTCAATGTGAAACTCGTATTAACGGTCTGTTTGCCGTAGGTGAGTGTGCATCTGTCGGTCTTCACGGTGCAAACCGTCTGGGTTCTAACTCACTGGCAGAATTCGTGGTATTTGGTCGCGTTGCAGGCGAACATGCTGTGAAACGCGCGCAAGAATTCAAAGGCTGGAATGACAAAGCTATCGATGAACAAGTGAAAGCTGTTGAAGCTCGTATTCAAGCGCTGCTAAACCAAGAAGGCGATGAAAACTGGGCGGATATCCGCACTGAAATGGGTCATACCATGGAAGCGGGTTGTGGTATCTACCGTCAAGAAGACTTGATGCAAGAAACCATCGATAAACTTACCGAGCTTAAAGAGCGCTACAAGAAAATCAGCATCAAAGATAAAGGCAAAGTATTCAACACTGACCTGCTTTATGCGATTGAAGTTGGCTACGGTTTAGAAGTAGCAGAAGCGATGGTTCACTCTGCATTGCTGCGTAAAGAATCTCGCGGTGCCCACCAGCGTTTAGATAACGGTTGTACCGAACGTGATGATGAGAACTTCCTAAAACACTCACTTGCGTTCTATCAAAATGGCGATGCGCCGAAAATTGATTACAGCCCTGTGACCATCACTAAGTCTCAACCTAAAGCACGACTCTACGGTGAAGCTGCAGAAAAAGCCGCAGCTGCAGAAGCGGCGCAAGATGCAAGTGCAAGTGCGGAGGATCAAGAATAA
- the gpsA gene encoding NAD(P)H-dependent glycerol-3-phosphate dehydrogenase, which yields MTDAQVNNAYGKTVSMTVIGAGSYGTSLAISLARNGANIVLWGHEEEHMAKLQADRANQAFLPGIDFPDSLIVESDLKKAVEACRDLLVVVPSHVFGIVLKSLKPYLRPDTRLCWATKGLEPETGRLLQDVANDVIGDSHSLAVLSGPTFAKELAMGMPTAISVASPDAQFVKDLQEKIHCSKTFRVYANSDFIGMQLGGAVKNVIAIGAGMSDGIGFGANARTALITRGLAEMTRLGIALGAEAETFMGMAGLGDLVLTCTDNQSRNRRFGLALGQGKDVDTAQVEIGQVVEGYRNTQEVWALAQRIGIEMPIVEQIYQVLYQGKDARLAAQDLLARDKKAER from the coding sequence ATGACAGACGCACAAGTAAATAATGCTTACGGTAAAACGGTATCCATGACAGTTATTGGTGCCGGCTCTTACGGAACCTCGCTAGCAATTTCATTAGCACGTAATGGCGCTAACATTGTTCTTTGGGGGCACGAAGAAGAGCACATGGCTAAATTACAGGCTGATCGCGCTAACCAAGCGTTTTTACCGGGTATTGATTTCCCTGACTCTTTGATTGTTGAATCTGATTTGAAAAAAGCGGTGGAAGCGTGTCGTGATCTACTGGTGGTTGTGCCGAGCCATGTGTTTGGTATCGTACTGAAAAGTTTGAAACCGTATTTGCGTCCTGACACTCGACTTTGTTGGGCGACGAAAGGCTTGGAACCAGAAACAGGCAGACTGCTACAAGATGTCGCTAATGATGTGATTGGTGACTCTCACTCATTGGCAGTGTTATCTGGGCCAACGTTTGCCAAAGAATTGGCAATGGGCATGCCGACAGCAATTTCAGTGGCTTCCCCAGATGCGCAGTTTGTGAAAGATCTGCAAGAGAAAATCCACTGTAGTAAAACTTTCCGAGTCTATGCAAACAGCGACTTTATTGGTATGCAGCTTGGTGGCGCAGTGAAGAACGTTATTGCGATTGGAGCGGGGATGTCTGATGGTATTGGCTTTGGTGCCAATGCGCGTACAGCACTGATTACTCGTGGCCTTGCTGAAATGACTCGCCTAGGTATTGCGTTAGGCGCTGAAGCTGAAACCTTTATGGGTATGGCTGGTTTAGGTGACTTAGTGTTGACCTGTACTGATAACCAGTCACGAAATCGTCGCTTTGGTTTGGCTTTAGGCCAAGGCAAAGATGTCGATACTGCCCAGGTGGAAATAGGTCAAGTTGTTGAAGGTTATAGAAATACCCAAGAAGTGTGGGCGCTAGCTCAGCGTATTGGTATTGAAATGCCTATAGTTGAACAAATTTATCAAGTATTGTATCAAGGGAAGGATGCACGCTTAGCCGCACAAGATTTGCTTGCGCGAGACAAAAAAGCGGAACGTTAA
- the cysE gene encoding serine O-acetyltransferase, whose product MKLCEKEKVWQTIVKEAREQSEQEPMLASFYHATIIKHDSLASALSYILANKLNTASMPAMAVREVVEEAFAADPSITEAAACDICATVNRDPAVSMYSMPLLYLKGYHALQGYRVANWLWKQGRVALATYLQNQISVACQVDIHPAARIGRGIMLDHATGIVIGETAVVENDVSILQDVTLGGTGKECGDRHPKIREGVMIGAGAKILGNIEVGEGAKIGSCSVVLQAVPPHTTVAGVPARIVGRPRSEKPSFDMDQQFNGRVQTFTGGDGI is encoded by the coding sequence ATGAAATTGTGCGAAAAAGAGAAAGTTTGGCAGACCATCGTTAAGGAAGCTCGCGAACAGTCTGAACAGGAGCCAATGCTCGCCAGTTTCTATCATGCAACCATCATTAAGCATGATAGTTTGGCTTCTGCATTGAGCTACATTCTTGCGAATAAATTAAACACTGCTTCAATGCCTGCCATGGCCGTGCGTGAAGTGGTTGAAGAAGCCTTTGCGGCGGATCCTAGTATTACGGAAGCAGCTGCGTGTGATATTTGCGCGACGGTTAATCGTGACCCAGCGGTGTCGATGTACTCAATGCCCCTGCTTTACCTCAAAGGTTATCATGCTTTGCAAGGATACCGCGTTGCCAACTGGCTTTGGAAACAAGGCCGTGTGGCGCTGGCTACTTACCTGCAAAACCAAATTTCGGTTGCTTGCCAAGTGGATATCCATCCGGCTGCGCGTATTGGCCGAGGCATCATGCTTGACCACGCAACAGGGATTGTCATTGGTGAAACGGCTGTGGTTGAAAACGACGTTTCTATTCTTCAAGACGTGACCCTTGGTGGTACAGGTAAAGAGTGTGGTGACCGCCATCCGAAAATTCGTGAAGGTGTGATGATTGGTGCTGGTGCCAAGATTCTGGGCAATATTGAAGTCGGTGAAGGGGCGAAAATTGGCTCGTGCTCTGTGGTACTGCAAGCTGTTCCTCCGCACACGACAGTGGCTGGTGTACCAGCACGTATCGTAGGACGCCCGCGTTCTGAGAAACCATCCTTCGATATGGATCAGCAGTTTAACGGTCGCGTGCAGACATTTACAGGTGGCGACGGCATTTAG
- the epmA gene encoding elongation factor P--(R)-beta-lysine ligase, with product MNKSDWMPTASIEQLKQRAQLLTSIRHFFAQRDVLEVDTPAMSHATVTDIHLHTFQTEFVGPEYAKGSRLHLMTSPEFHMKRLLAAGSGSIYQINKAFRNEENGRYHNPEFTMLEWYRVGFNHHDLMDEMDDLLQLVLNVGVAERMTYQHAFLTVLKICPLEASMAELKKVAARLGLSDIAEPEEDRDTLLQLLFSIGVEPHIGQQVPVFVFDFPASQAALAKINLQDPRVADRFEVYFKGIELANGFHELDNAKEQLARFEQDNRKRLQMGLEEQPIDYHLIEALDAGLPECAGVALGIDRLIMLALGEDHIDKVTAFPFPRA from the coding sequence ATGAATAAGTCCGATTGGATGCCAACAGCATCAATAGAGCAACTTAAGCAACGTGCACAGCTCTTAACGTCAATACGTCATTTCTTTGCGCAAAGAGATGTGCTGGAAGTCGACACCCCTGCAATGAGTCACGCTACGGTGACGGATATCCACTTGCATACCTTTCAAACGGAGTTCGTCGGTCCTGAGTATGCTAAAGGAAGTCGACTGCATCTTATGACAAGTCCTGAATTCCACATGAAGCGATTATTGGCGGCAGGAAGTGGCTCTATTTATCAAATCAACAAAGCGTTCCGTAACGAAGAGAATGGTCGTTATCACAATCCTGAGTTCACTATGCTGGAGTGGTATCGTGTTGGATTTAACCATCATGATTTGATGGATGAAATGGACGACTTGTTGCAGTTGGTATTAAATGTAGGCGTTGCCGAGCGTATGACATACCAACATGCGTTTTTAACGGTATTAAAGATTTGCCCGCTAGAAGCTTCTATGGCGGAACTGAAAAAGGTGGCTGCGCGATTAGGCTTAAGTGATATTGCAGAACCCGAGGAAGACAGAGATACCTTGTTGCAGCTTCTGTTCAGTATTGGTGTTGAACCGCATATCGGGCAGCAAGTACCGGTATTTGTTTTTGACTTCCCTGCTTCTCAAGCGGCATTAGCGAAAATTAATCTGCAAGATCCTAGAGTTGCTGATCGTTTTGAAGTCTATTTTAAAGGGATTGAACTGGCGAATGGATTCCATGAGCTGGACAACGCGAAAGAACAGTTAGCGCGTTTTGAGCAAGATAACCGTAAGCGTTTGCAGATGGGGCTGGAGGAACAACCTATCGATTATCACTTGATAGAAGCTCTTGATGCGGGTCTGCCAGAATGCGCCGGTGTTGCTTTAGGTATTGATCGTTTGATTATGTTGGCGTTGGGCGAGGACCATATTGATAAAGTGACAGCATTTCCCTTCCCACGAGCGTAG
- a CDS encoding PadR family transcriptional regulator, with translation MSLPHVILTVLSTRDATGYDITKEFSASIGYFWKASHQQVYRELNKMGQQGLVTCVLEPQEGKPDRKVYSITDSGRSALGDWFEQPTAHPTVRDEFSAKLIACSVQPSAPFRSQLGELVEESRKLVAHYQEIEAAYYATPAVLDKQQRLERLTLRRNLLLRQTWIEWAEEVMAELDAIG, from the coding sequence ATGTCATTACCACACGTAATTCTCACTGTTCTTAGCACACGTGATGCGACGGGATACGACATCACTAAAGAGTTTTCAGCAAGTATTGGTTACTTCTGGAAAGCCAGTCATCAACAAGTTTACCGCGAACTAAACAAAATGGGCCAACAAGGTTTGGTCACTTGTGTTTTGGAGCCGCAAGAAGGTAAACCAGATAGAAAAGTCTATTCAATTACAGATTCTGGACGTAGCGCATTGGGCGATTGGTTTGAGCAACCAACAGCTCACCCTACGGTACGAGATGAATTTAGTGCAAAGCTTATTGCTTGCTCAGTTCAACCTTCAGCACCTTTTAGATCTCAACTAGGTGAACTGGTTGAAGAGTCTCGCAAACTAGTTGCACACTATCAAGAAATCGAAGCTGCCTACTACGCTACACCTGCGGTACTAGATAAGCAGCAACGTTTAGAGCGTTTGACGCTGCGTCGTAATCTACTTCTTCGTCAAACTTGGATTGAGTGGGCAGAAGAAGTCATGGCTGAGCTTGATGCTATTGGCTAA
- a CDS encoding rhodanese-like domain-containing protein, with amino-acid sequence MQEYIQFFQQNMILSLAWVGILVALIFNIYKSATATYKELTAPQVTQLLNRENGVVVDIRAKDEFKRGHITDALHILPTDIKANNFGALESHKSDPIIVVCKMGQTARESADLLTKAGFENVSVLKNGITGWVDAKLPLVRGKK; translated from the coding sequence ATGCAAGAATACATTCAGTTTTTCCAACAAAATATGATCCTATCACTAGCTTGGGTCGGTATTTTAGTTGCATTGATTTTCAATATTTATAAATCAGCAACAGCAACATACAAAGAGCTCACAGCACCACAAGTGACTCAGCTTTTAAACCGCGAGAATGGTGTTGTTGTCGATATTCGTGCGAAAGACGAATTCAAACGTGGTCACATTACTGACGCACTTCACATTTTGCCGACTGATATCAAAGCGAATAACTTTGGTGCGCTTGAAAGTCATAAATCTGACCCAATCATTGTGGTATGTAAGATGGGACAAACTGCTCGTGAAAGTGCAGATTTACTTACTAAAGCTGGTTTTGAGAACGTCAGTGTTCTTAAAAACGGTATTACAGGCTGGGTTGATGCAAAACTTCCGCTTGTTCGTGGTAAGAAATAA